A genomic segment from Gemmatimonas aurantiaca encodes:
- the pyrE gene encoding orotate phosphoribosyltransferase has protein sequence MTDSILSQLVALLAERSAKRGDFVLASGRRSSLYIDCRLTAMSPEGQLLIGRAGLADLHASGWTVDAVGGLTLGADPIAYAIAHASALAHERGEGPLVRAFTVRKEAKAHGTGKLIEGPFRAGDRVVVVEDVITTGGSALKAVDAVRQAGGEVLGVLALVDREEGGREALQAAGLEVRALVSASQLLPLLPAV, from the coding sequence GTGACTGATTCCATACTGTCGCAACTCGTCGCCCTGCTCGCTGAACGTTCGGCGAAGCGGGGCGATTTTGTGCTGGCCTCCGGCCGGCGCTCTTCCCTGTACATCGATTGCCGGCTCACGGCCATGAGTCCGGAAGGCCAGCTGCTCATCGGTCGCGCCGGGCTGGCCGATCTCCACGCCTCGGGCTGGACCGTGGACGCCGTGGGTGGCCTCACGCTGGGCGCCGACCCCATCGCCTATGCCATCGCCCACGCCAGCGCGCTGGCGCACGAACGGGGTGAGGGCCCGCTCGTCCGGGCGTTCACGGTGCGCAAGGAGGCCAAAGCCCACGGCACCGGAAAGCTGATCGAAGGGCCCTTCCGCGCCGGCGACCGGGTGGTCGTCGTCGAAGACGTGATCACCACCGGCGGCTCGGCGCTCAAAGCCGTCGACGCCGTCCGCCAGGCCGGCGGCGAAGTCCTGGGCGTGCTGGCCCTGGTTGACCGCGAGGAAGGCGGCCGCGAAGCACTCCAGGCGGCGGGGCTCGAGGTTCGCGCGCTCGTCTCGGCGAGCCAGTTGCTGCCGCTGTTGCCGGCGGTCTGA